Proteins from a genomic interval of Piscinibacter sp. HJYY11:
- a CDS encoding Arc family DNA-binding protein, with protein MVPISQQDEEVNAVDVDLFIKKMPHVVKELITREAFDNRRSVNQEAIALLEEALLQRVGAAGFRRKRMEALLEDYVDSGTTPLPATTGVAAKHEPAA; from the coding sequence GTGGTGCCGATCAGCCAACAAGACGAGGAGGTCAACGCCGTGGATGTGGACTTGTTCATCAAGAAGATGCCGCACGTGGTCAAGGAACTCATCACCCGTGAGGCTTTCGACAACCGACGTTCGGTGAACCAGGAGGCGATCGCCTTGCTGGAAGAGGCGCTGCTGCAGCGCGTGGGCGCCGCCGGCTTCCGCCGCAAGCGCATGGAGGCGCTGCTTGAGGACTACGTCGATTCCGGCACCACGCCGCTGCCCGCCACCACTGGCGTCGCAGCGAAACACGAGCCTGCGGCCTGA
- a CDS encoding type II secretion system protein: MRRTRRRAGGNAGFTYLGVLFLVSLLALTAGMASAVWATAQQREHERQLAFAGRQYQLAIERYRQQAHGAEAPYPREVAHLLRDPRVPGVRRFLRQPYVDPMTDKPEWGLVRLADGGIVGVHSLSSRTAIGGPPDSPGITGGRTYREWRFIAPSAVPLLGPAPAASGVTPRGEHS; this comes from the coding sequence GTGAGACGCACGAGAAGACGCGCCGGAGGCAACGCTGGCTTCACCTACCTCGGCGTCCTCTTCCTCGTGAGCCTGCTCGCGCTGACGGCGGGCATGGCCAGTGCCGTGTGGGCGACAGCGCAGCAGCGCGAGCACGAGCGGCAGCTGGCCTTCGCCGGCCGCCAGTATCAGCTCGCCATCGAGCGCTACCGTCAGCAGGCCCATGGCGCCGAGGCACCGTATCCGCGCGAGGTGGCCCACCTCCTGCGCGACCCGCGTGTGCCAGGTGTGCGCCGCTTCCTGCGGCAGCCGTATGTCGATCCGATGACAGACAAACCCGAGTGGGGCCTGGTCCGTCTGGCCGATGGCGGCATTGTCGGCGTGCACAGCCTGTCGTCACGCACCGCGATCGGCGGGCCGCCCGATTCGCCCGGGATCACTGGCGGCAGGACCTACCGCGAGTGGCGCTTCATCGCCCCGAGCGCAGTGCCGCTGCTGGGGCCGGCGCCTGCTGCCAGCGGCGTGACGCCACGAGGCGAGCACAGCTGA
- a CDS encoding ShlB/FhaC/HecB family hemolysin secretion/activation protein — protein sequence MPSVLALLARGGLQLAIASAIGSPVFAQTTPQAEVEVARFDILEYRVLGNTVLPREKIERAVAPFLGEKRTVNDVEAARAALEQTYQQAGFGSVLVDTPEQRVAGGVVTLQVIEARVSRLRVVGAKYYSQGRILEQVPSVAEGQVVNYNRLTEELGSLNRVAGRRVSPLLRPGKVPGTSEVDLQVEDQSAFHGGVELNNKHAPNTTPMRLVGTLRYDNLWQREHSASLMVQTSPQDTDEVRIVSGSYKVPEGEGAWLMSLTVSRSSTRVALTGSQATGSGETWGLRRMYFGGTDKRQTAFTLGADYKDMNGKTDDTVDCSDIQNCTPVRYLPLSTGYSVTEVGKRAVTQGGVTLVLGLRGLIDNNSQFANKRYQAQSNFASLKFDFSRTQKLRRGFELSARMEGQVANQPLISDEQFTAGGVDSVRGYLQGGSVGDQGLRLSFELRSPDLSPLQKDPWLRDLRVHGFLDGAGVWTKAVLPEQDRREGLIGMGAGLRLRIGQHGSLSLDVARAMRAAGSTEQGEVRGHVSGSLEF from the coding sequence ATGCCTTCAGTGCTCGCGCTGCTCGCCCGAGGTGGGTTGCAGCTGGCCATCGCGTCCGCGATCGGTTCACCTGTGTTCGCGCAGACCACCCCGCAGGCCGAAGTGGAGGTGGCGCGTTTCGACATCCTTGAATACCGTGTGCTCGGCAACACCGTGCTGCCGCGCGAGAAGATCGAGCGCGCGGTGGCGCCATTCCTGGGCGAGAAGCGCACCGTCAACGACGTGGAAGCCGCGCGCGCCGCACTGGAGCAGACCTACCAGCAGGCCGGCTTCGGCTCGGTGCTCGTCGACACGCCCGAGCAGCGCGTGGCTGGGGGCGTGGTGACGCTGCAGGTGATCGAGGCGCGTGTGTCGCGACTGCGGGTGGTGGGCGCAAAGTACTACTCGCAAGGCCGCATCCTCGAGCAGGTGCCGTCGGTGGCAGAAGGCCAGGTGGTCAACTACAACCGGCTGACCGAAGAACTCGGCAGCCTCAACCGTGTGGCCGGCCGCCGCGTGTCGCCGCTGCTGCGGCCCGGCAAGGTGCCCGGCACCAGCGAGGTCGACCTGCAAGTCGAGGACCAGTCGGCCTTCCACGGCGGTGTTGAACTCAACAACAAGCACGCACCCAACACCACGCCGATGCGGCTCGTCGGCACACTGCGCTACGACAACCTCTGGCAGCGCGAGCACAGCGCGAGCCTGATGGTGCAGACGTCGCCGCAAGACACCGACGAAGTACGCATCGTTTCGGGGTCCTACAAGGTGCCTGAGGGGGAAGGGGCGTGGCTCATGTCGTTGACCGTGTCGCGCAGCAGCACCCGCGTCGCGCTCACGGGTTCGCAGGCCACCGGATCGGGCGAGACCTGGGGCCTGCGTCGCATGTACTTCGGCGGGACCGACAAGCGCCAGACCGCCTTCACGCTCGGCGCTGACTACAAGGACATGAACGGCAAGACCGACGACACCGTCGATTGCTCTGACATCCAGAACTGCACCCCGGTGCGCTACCTCCCGCTGAGCACCGGCTACTCGGTCACAGAGGTGGGCAAGCGCGCTGTCACGCAAGGCGGTGTCACCCTGGTGCTTGGCTTGCGCGGGCTCATCGACAACAACTCGCAGTTTGCCAACAAGCGCTACCAAGCCCAGAGCAATTTCGCGTCCCTGAAGTTCGACTTCAGCCGCACGCAGAAACTGCGGCGCGGCTTCGAGTTGTCGGCTCGCATGGAGGGCCAGGTGGCAAACCAGCCCTTGATCAGCGACGAGCAGTTCACCGCGGGCGGTGTGGACAGCGTGCGCGGCTACCTCCAGGGCGGTTCGGTCGGTGACCAGGGCTTGCGTCTTTCATTCGAGCTGCGCTCGCCCGACCTGTCGCCACTGCAGAAGGACCCTTGGCTGCGGGACCTGCGCGTGCACGGCTTCCTCGACGGTGCGGGTGTTTGGACAAAAGCGGTGTTGCCTGAGCAGGACCGTCGCGAGGGGCTCATCGGCATGGGTGCAGGCCTACGGCTGCGCATCGGCCA